TCCAGCGCCACATCGACACCTTGCGCGCCCGGGGGCGCAAGGTGTACCAATGCCCGAGCGCAGCCGATGCGCCAGCGCTGGCCCAGGGCACCTTCATCCCGCCGACGCTGATCGAGCTGCCGAACCTGGGCGAGCTGCAGCGCGAGGTCTTCGGGCCGGTGCTCCATGTGGTGCGCTACCCGCGGCAGCAGCTCGAGGCCCTGCTGGCCGACATCGAGGCCACCGGCTACGGCCTCACGCTGGGCCTGCACACGCGCATCGACGAAACCATTGCGCATGTGGTCGGCCGCGCGCACGCGGGCAATGTCTATGTGAACCGCAACATGGTGGGCGCCGTGGTCGGTGTGCAGCCGTTCGGCGGCGAGGGCCTGTCAGGCACCGGCCCCAAGGCCGGCGGGCCGCTCTACCTGGTCCGCCTGCTGTCGGCGGGCCCGCACGGTGCGATGCGGCGTGCCCTCGCAGCGGCGGCGCCCGAGGCACCGCCCCACCAGGCGCTGGCGGCCCTGCAGCAGTGGGCCCAGGCCAGCGGGCGGACGGCGCTGGCCGGCGTCTGCGCGGGCTTCGCCGCCGAAGCGTGCGTTCATGGCGTTCGCGTACTGGCCGGCCCCACGGGCGAGCGCAACACCTATGGCCTGCGGCCGCGCTCGGCCGTGCTGTGCGTGGCCGAGCGCGACGAAGACCGCCTGGTGCAACTGGCGGCGGTGCTGGCCGTGGGCGCGCGCGCGCTGTGGCCGGCCCCGGTGCCGGCCGGCCTGCCCAGCGAGGTGCTGGCCGCCATCACGGCGGCGCAGGACGGGGACGCGGCCGCGCTGCCGTTCGAGGCGGTGCTGCACCATGGCAGCGCCGAAGCGCTGCAGGCGCTGTGCGCCCGCATCGCGCAGCGGCCCGGGCCCCTCGTGGGCGTGCAGGGGCTGCGCCCCGGCGAGCGCGGCATCGCGCTGGAACGCCTGGTGACCGAACGCTCGCTCAGCGTCAACACCGCCGCGGCCGGCGGCAATGCCAGCCTGATGACGATCGGGTAGGCATGCCGGGCACCGCCTCTGCGTTGCTTAAATGGTGGGCACGGTCTGCCAGCCCAATGCTGGCGCGGTTTTTTGCACTTGTTCCATGGGTTGTCCACAGCTCGGTTCACAGTCTGCGGGCATAACTTTGGCGCGCCTGGATCGGGTTTGACGGAGATTCCAATATATTGGAAAATTCATCCAATCATGAATGACACCACCGGCACCGACCTGAACCAGCGCATCGCGCAGCGCGTGGGCGGGCTGCGCGCCGCGCGGGGCCTCTCGCTCGATGCGCTGGCGGCGCAGTGCGGCGTCAGCCGCTCCATGATCTCGCTGATCGAGCGCGGCGAAAGCAGCCCCACCGCCGTGATGCTCGACAAGCTGGCCACCGGCCTCGGTGTGCCGCTGGCCTCGCTGTTCGACGCGCCAGAGCCGGCCGCGAACCCCGTGGCCCGCCTGGCCGACCAGCCGCCCTGGCGCGACCCGCATTCCGGCTATGTGCGGCGCAACGTCTCGCCCAGCGGGGTGGGCTCGCCCCTGCAGATCGTGGAGGTGTCGTTCCCGCCGCAGGCGCGCGTGGCCTACGAGACCGGCGCCCGCGAGCCCCTGGTCCATCAGCAGATCTGGGTGCTTGACGGCCGCATCGAGGTCACGCTGGGCGACGACCGCCATCGCCTGGAGGCTGGCGACTGCCTGGCGCACCGGCTGGACCGCCCCGTGACCTACCACAACCCCACGCGCAGGACGGCCCGCTACGCCGTGGTGATTGCCGCCGTCCCGTGGAAATGAAGTGAAGCACCCCCGAAGCGTCTGCGGCGTGGTGCCATGGCCAGAGGCCATGGCTCTTCGAGGCCGTCCAGACCTGCGCAGGCAGGTCTGGAGCCGCGGCCTCTCAGCCCCCTCAAGAGGGCGCCACCAGCGGCCCGGCAGAGCCGGTTCCGCGGTGGCCTTGGCCTGGGGCGCGCCGGTTTTCATGTACCGCGGATGGCGCGCAGCGCCATGGAGAACTGACATGCCGCACGAAGAAACCGCTTCCTTCCGCCCCGTCCAGGTACGCCGCATCCAGGCCGTGTCCGAGGCGCAGCTGTCGGCGCTGGCCGAGGTGTTGATCGACTGCGTGGAGGGCGGCGCCTCGGTGAGCTTCATGCTGCCCCTGCCGGGGCCAACGGCCCTGGCCTTCTGGCGCGGGGTGGCCGAGGGCGTGGCGCGCGGCGAGCGCGCGCTGCTGGTGGCCGAGGACGGCGCCGGCATCGTGGGCACCGTGCAGCTGGTGCTGGCGCAGCCCGACAACCAGCCGCACCGCGCCGATGTGTCCAAGCTGCTGGTGCACCGCCGCGCGCGGCGCCACGGCGTGGGCGAGGCCCTGATGCAGGCCGTGGAGCCGCTGGCGCGCGAATGCGGCAAGTCGCTGCTGGTGCTGGACACGGCCAGCGGCGACGCCGAGCGGCTCTACGAGCGCCTGGGCTGGCAGCGCTGCGGCGTCATTCCCGGCTTTGCGCTGTGGCCGCAGGGCGGGTTGTGCGACACCACGTACTTCTATCGCGCGCTGGGCGCCGCCACCGCGCCGGCCTGAGGCCTCCGATCGAACGGGCGAGGGCGTGCCTTGTGGGCTTCACCCGTCGACTGCCGCTGCATCCAGCAGCCACCGCCTGAACTCGCGCATCGCCGCCGAGACCGGCCGCGACTTCAGGCGCGTGAGCCAGTAGCGACCGGTGACCACCTCGATGGCGAAGGGCTGCACCAGGCGTTCGTGTCGCAGGTCGCCGGCGATCATGGCCGGCGGCAGCAGCGCGACGCCGATGCCCTGCACCGCGGCGGCGGCCATGGTCAGCGACGAATCGAACACGGGCCCGCGCAGCAGCGGCGTCTCGACGCCGGCGGCGGCGAACCAGCGACCCCACTCGTCGGCACGGTAGGAGCGCAGCAGCGTCTCGCGCGCCAGATCGGCCGCTGCGCCCAGGCGCCGCGCCACCTCGGGGGCGCACACCGGCGACAGCGGCGCGTCGAGCAGCGCATCGGCCTCGGTGCCATGCCAGGCGCCGTCGCCGAAGCGGATGGCGTAGTCCAGGCCTTCGCCGGCCAGGTCGACGCGGTTGTTGTTCGTCATCAGCCGCAGGTCGACGAACGGATGGCTGCGATGGAAGGCCGCGAGCCGCGGCATCAGCCAGCCGACGGCGAAGGTGCCCACGGCGGCCACCGTCAGCACCTCGCGCAGGCGGCCGCCCTGGAACTGGCCCAGCACCTCGCCCATGCGCCCGAAGCTGTCGGACAGCACCGGCAGCAGCGCCTGGCCTTCGTCGGTGAGCGCCAGGCCGCGCGGCAGGCGGCGAAACAGCGGCGCGCCCAGCCGCTCTTCCAGGTTCCTGACCTGGGCGCTGACGGCCGTCTGCGTCACGCCGAGCTCAAGGGCCGCGCGTGTGAAACTGAGGTGGCGGGCCGATACCTCGAAGGCGCGCAGGGCATTGAGTGGCAGGTTCATGCCCCAGATTTTCTGTGGTTTCTCCATCGAAATCACCGTTTGCGCAGTGCAAGGGCGGCCGCTATCGTTGGCCGGCTTTCAAAGGAGACCGATCACGATGGACAGACGCCGTTTCAACCGCCAGCTGGCCTGGGCTGTCGCCGCCAGCAGCCCGCTGCTGGCCCGGGCCCAACAGAAAAACACGGATCAGATGCCGGCCAACCAGCTGCCAACCAACAGCCGCTGGCAGGCCATCGAGGCCGGCGCGGCCGGCCGGCTGGGCGTGGCGGTGCTGGACACCGCCAGCGGCCGCCTGGAGGGCCATCGGCTCGACGAGCGCTTTCCGATGTGCAGCACCTTCAAGTGGCTGGCCGCGGCGTGCGTGCTGCAGCGCGTGGACGCCGGGCAGGAGCGGCTGGACCGCCGCATCCGCTATGGGCGCGAAGTGCTGCTGTCGCACTCGCCCGTCACCGCGCAGCACACGGGCCAGGGCATGACGCTGGGCGAACTGTGCGAGGCCGCCGTCACGGTGAGCGACAACGCGGCGGCCAATCTGCTGCTGGCGAGCTTCGGCGGCCCCGCGGCGCTGACGCGCTATGCGCGCACGCTGGGCGACCCGATGACGCGGCTCGACCGCCGCGAGCCCGCACTCAATGAAGCCCGGCCGGGCGACCCGCGCGACACCACCACGCCGCGCGCCATGGCCACCGCGCTGCGCGCGGCGGTGCTGGGCGAGGCGCTGTCGCCCGCCAGCCGCGCGCAGCTGGTGCGCTGGCTCGAAGCCACGAGCACCAACGGCCAGCGCCTGCGCGCCGATCTGCCCGCCGGCTGGCGCATGGGCAGCAAGACCGGCAGTGGCGCGCGCGGCACCACCAACGACGTGGGCGTGTTCTGGCCGCCCGGCGGGCGTGCGCCTCTCGTGGTGGCGGTCTACCTCACCGAAAGCGCCGCCGCCGAGTCCGTGCGCAACGCCGCCGTGGCGCAGGTGGCAGGAGTTGTCCGCAGAGGTGGCTAGGGCGGCCACGCGCCGGCGCGAAATCGGGTATCGTGCGCCCACATGCCAGACGCCATTCTTTCCATCGCCGGCCTTTCCAAGAGCTACGCCACCGGGTTCAAGGCCCTCAAGAACATCGACCTGGAGATCCGCCGCGGCGAGATCTTCGCGCTGCTCGGCCCCAACGGTGCGGGCAAGACCACGTTGATCAGCATTGTCTGCGGCATCGTCAACGCCAGTACCGGCCGTGTGACGGTGGACGGCCACGACATCGCTGCCGACTACCGCGCCGCGCGCGCGCTGATCGGCCTGGTGCCGCAGGAGCTGACCACCGAAGCCTTCGAGACGGTGTGGAACACGGTGTCGTTCAGCCGCGGCCTGTTCGGCAAGCCCGCCAAGCCGGCGCACATCGAGAAGGTGCTGCGCGACCTGTCGCTGTGGGACAAGAAGGACAACCCCATCCGCACGCTCTCGGGCGGCATGAAGCGCCGCCTGCTGATCGCCAAGGCGCTGTCGCACGAGCCGCAGCTGCTGTTCCTGGACGAGCCCACGGCCGGCGTGGACGTGACGCTGCGCCAGGAGATGTGGGCGCTGGTGCGCACGCTGCGCGATACCGGCGTGACCATCATCCTCACCACCCACTACATCGACGAGGCCGAAGAGATGGCCGACCGCATCGGCGTGATCAGCAAGGGCGAGATCATCCTGGTGGAAGACAAGGTGGAGCTGATGCGCAAGCTCGGCAAGAAGCAACTGACGCTGCAGCTCGCGCAGCCGCTGGAGCGCATTCCCGACGCGCTGGCCGCGCTGCCGCTGGAGCTGGCCTGCGCCGGCGCCGAACTCACCTACACCTATGACGCCCGGCACGAGCATTCGGGCATCGCGGCGCTGCTGCAGGCGCTGGAGCGCGCCGGCGTCGCGTTCAAGGACCTGCAGACCCGGCAAAGCTCGCTGGAAGACATCTTCGTGAGCCTGGTGCGCGAGAAGGAAGAAGAACGATCATGAACCTGCACGCGATCCGCGCCATCTACCTGTTCGAGATGGCGCGCACCTTCCGCACGCTGCTGCAAAGCATCGTCTCGCCCGTGGTCTCCACCTCGCTGTACTTCGTGGTGTTCGGCTCGGCCATCGGCTCGCGCATTCCCGAGGTCGGCGGCGTGAGCTACGGCGCCTTCATCGTGCCGGGGCTGGTGATGCTCTCGCTGCTGACGCAAAGCATCTCCAACGCCTCGTTCGGCATCTACTTTCCCAGGTTCACCGGCACCATCTACGAGCTGCTGTCGGCGCCGGTGTCCACGCTGGAGATCGTCATCAGCTATGTGGGCGCGGCGGCCACCAAGTCGATCGCGCTGGGGCTCATCATCATGGCCACGGCCGCGCTGTTCGTGCCGCTGCAGATCATGCATCCGGGCTTCATGCTGCTGTTCCTGGTGCTCACCTCGGTCACGTTCAGCCTGCTGGGCTTCATCATCGGCA
This Variovorax terrae DNA region includes the following protein-coding sequences:
- a CDS encoding GNAT family N-acetyltransferase, whose product is MPHEETASFRPVQVRRIQAVSEAQLSALAEVLIDCVEGGASVSFMLPLPGPTALAFWRGVAEGVARGERALLVAEDGAGIVGTVQLVLAQPDNQPHRADVSKLLVHRRARRHGVGEALMQAVEPLARECGKSLLVLDTASGDAERLYERLGWQRCGVIPGFALWPQGGLCDTTYFYRALGAATAPA
- a CDS encoding ABC transporter ATP-binding protein, translated to MPDAILSIAGLSKSYATGFKALKNIDLEIRRGEIFALLGPNGAGKTTLISIVCGIVNASTGRVTVDGHDIAADYRAARALIGLVPQELTTEAFETVWNTVSFSRGLFGKPAKPAHIEKVLRDLSLWDKKDNPIRTLSGGMKRRLLIAKALSHEPQLLFLDEPTAGVDVTLRQEMWALVRTLRDTGVTIILTTHYIDEAEEMADRIGVISKGEIILVEDKVELMRKLGKKQLTLQLAQPLERIPDALAALPLELACAGAELTYTYDARHEHSGIAALLQALERAGVAFKDLQTRQSSLEDIFVSLVREKEEERS
- a CDS encoding LysR family transcriptional regulator, whose amino-acid sequence is MNLPLNALRAFEVSARHLSFTRAALELGVTQTAVSAQVRNLEERLGAPLFRRLPRGLALTDEGQALLPVLSDSFGRMGEVLGQFQGGRLREVLTVAAVGTFAVGWLMPRLAAFHRSHPFVDLRLMTNNNRVDLAGEGLDYAIRFGDGAWHGTEADALLDAPLSPVCAPEVARRLGAAADLARETLLRSYRADEWGRWFAAAGVETPLLRGPVFDSSLTMAAAAVQGIGVALLPPAMIAGDLRHERLVQPFAIEVVTGRYWLTRLKSRPVSAAMREFRRWLLDAAAVDG
- a CDS encoding helix-turn-helix domain-containing protein, translating into MNDTTGTDLNQRIAQRVGGLRAARGLSLDALAAQCGVSRSMISLIERGESSPTAVMLDKLATGLGVPLASLFDAPEPAANPVARLADQPPWRDPHSGYVRRNVSPSGVGSPLQIVEVSFPPQARVAYETGAREPLVHQQIWVLDGRIEVTLGDDRHRLEAGDCLAHRLDRPVTYHNPTRRTARYAVVIAAVPWK
- the bla gene encoding class A beta-lactamase; the encoded protein is MDRRRFNRQLAWAVAASSPLLARAQQKNTDQMPANQLPTNSRWQAIEAGAAGRLGVAVLDTASGRLEGHRLDERFPMCSTFKWLAAACVLQRVDAGQERLDRRIRYGREVLLSHSPVTAQHTGQGMTLGELCEAAVTVSDNAAANLLLASFGGPAALTRYARTLGDPMTRLDRREPALNEARPGDPRDTTTPRAMATALRAAVLGEALSPASRAQLVRWLEATSTNGQRLRADLPAGWRMGSKTGSGARGTTNDVGVFWPPGGRAPLVVAVYLTESAAAESVRNAAVAQVAGVVRRGG
- a CDS encoding ABC transporter permease — protein: MNLHAIRAIYLFEMARTFRTLLQSIVSPVVSTSLYFVVFGSAIGSRIPEVGGVSYGAFIVPGLVMLSLLTQSISNASFGIYFPRFTGTIYELLSAPVSTLEIVISYVGAAATKSIALGLIIMATAALFVPLQIMHPGFMLLFLVLTSVTFSLLGFIIGIWADGFEKLQFIPTLIITPLTFLGGSFYSIDMLPAFWQKVTLFNPVVYLVSGFRWSFYGHSDVGVEVSLGMTLLFMAICLGVVAWIFRTGYRLKS